A genomic region of Pseudoalteromonas piscicida contains the following coding sequences:
- a CDS encoding tripartite tricarboxylate transporter TctB family protein, which translates to MLNRELLGPVLFLILFSLYAVSAWQIPIMPFEEYEAVNSATLPKVYALIGIVVCLLSIAATLFKGVSALDKREGAETISKATIAQCAALIVLMLIYSSVLEELGFIVSTILFLGCGFLIMGERRKQILLLASVPVVIVFWAIMTQLLGIYLVPGDFWS; encoded by the coding sequence ATGTTAAACCGAGAGTTGTTAGGCCCAGTGCTGTTTTTAATTCTGTTTTCACTCTATGCGGTATCTGCTTGGCAAATCCCGATTATGCCTTTTGAAGAGTATGAGGCGGTAAACTCAGCAACTTTGCCTAAGGTATACGCGCTGATTGGCATTGTTGTTTGTCTTTTGTCGATCGCCGCAACATTGTTTAAAGGCGTCTCTGCGCTTGATAAACGTGAAGGAGCGGAGACTATCTCCAAGGCAACCATAGCCCAATGTGCAGCACTGATTGTATTGATGCTTATCTACAGCAGTGTGCTTGAAGAACTCGGGTTTATTGTTTCGACCATTTTGTTTTTAGGCTGTGGCTTTTTAATTATGGGTGAGCGACGTAAGCAAATTTTGTTATTGGCGTCAGTGCCGGTGGTTATCGTGTTTTGGGCCATTATGACGCAGCTACTTGGGATCTATCTAGTTCCTGGTGATTTTTGGAGTTAA
- a CDS encoding TonB-dependent receptor: protein MKHTLKLCAVGLAVSCALSQYAHAQETEQNSGSDEQDKAKQQVEKIEVRGVRSSIKESLFLKKNAVGVMDAIVAEDIGKFPDQNLAEALQRMTGIAITRNAGEGQNVTVRGLGGDFNVTTINGRRMASEHTSRDFNFDLIAPEMVQALEVYKSPQAQTQEGGIGSVINIKTRRPLDMDGFTLAGSAKAIYEERTGDTNPQASFLISDTFFDNTFGALFTAVYSERTQREDSYEGQGFYDPEENTDVRVPVDSNRNGELDEGEKVHPSMIPGYVRYSNWQDERERIGASLALQWRPTNDIDVTFDSLYSSYKTDGEKYQISFVTYDEPWTPGIPAVGELKFNEDGNVNYIELVDGAMAELLNVSEPRNTDTWQAGLNFKWYATSNLTLEFDVSKSRAERINDGDNRYIVARGFVDTITIDQTGDNLLPDVTMSPALNADQPFGAHYSYNYGTEVISDVEELRLEGTFIPEWEFVKDIKFGFHYGKQSKARDVSKSNNPSMFSNGGAYFKNSDYDSFDNSSVEKLGGLNLFRLPADVLVPANFDNFLDGEPGMHPAPWASFDYDKLYAFYQSINAQAADEKIRASKSPKDSYELSESTFALYLETNLVGELSEMPYNLNLGVRAIKTEISSDGYVFDYPSLVYNVEEDEDGDIIYRIEGDIADYYSDSYVEDDYTDVLPSMNFKLEITDSLLFRTSAAKVITRPSIDFLTPYSSINFSKFELNLANPGIKPLRANQLDLGLEWYFSDYGALTFATYYKDIKSVIAQGRVGTIKVGKFIKDGVEVDGPEFTQVSPRSEAGAEIKGFEIAYQQSFEELLPAPFDGLGMQINYTFTDSKYDDPEKDELPFAGMSEHSYNAVIYYEKDDYQARIAYNWRDDYLKYPDAWGGPEWAADYGQFDFSASYNLTEKTRIDLNVTNLTNERQWSYIKTQEQVSHLSRYGRSISLGINTSF from the coding sequence ATGAAACACACTCTAAAATTGTGTGCTGTGGGATTGGCTGTGAGCTGTGCCCTGTCCCAATATGCGCACGCACAGGAAACAGAACAGAACAGCGGATCCGACGAGCAAGATAAAGCCAAGCAACAAGTCGAGAAAATTGAAGTACGTGGCGTACGTTCGAGTATCAAAGAGTCACTCTTTCTCAAGAAAAACGCCGTCGGCGTAATGGATGCCATCGTTGCCGAAGACATTGGTAAGTTCCCAGATCAAAACCTTGCTGAAGCGCTACAACGAATGACGGGTATCGCCATTACCCGTAACGCCGGTGAAGGACAAAACGTCACGGTGCGGGGTCTTGGCGGGGACTTTAACGTTACCACCATCAATGGTCGTAGAATGGCATCTGAACACACTAGCCGTGACTTTAACTTCGATTTAATTGCGCCTGAGATGGTTCAAGCATTAGAAGTGTACAAGTCACCGCAAGCACAAACGCAAGAGGGGGGGATAGGTTCAGTCATCAATATAAAAACCCGCCGACCGTTAGATATGGATGGCTTTACCCTCGCCGGAAGTGCCAAAGCCATTTACGAAGAACGTACCGGCGATACCAACCCTCAAGCCTCCTTCCTCATTAGTGATACCTTTTTTGACAATACCTTTGGCGCACTATTCACCGCCGTTTATTCAGAGCGAACACAACGCGAAGACTCCTACGAGGGACAAGGGTTTTACGATCCTGAAGAAAATACCGACGTGCGAGTCCCTGTTGACAGTAACCGAAATGGCGAGCTAGATGAGGGCGAGAAAGTACACCCCTCAATGATCCCAGGATATGTACGCTACTCGAACTGGCAAGACGAACGTGAGCGCATTGGTGCAAGCCTCGCCTTACAATGGCGTCCAACGAATGATATTGATGTCACCTTTGATAGCTTATACTCAAGCTACAAAACCGACGGTGAAAAATATCAAATCTCTTTCGTCACCTATGATGAACCTTGGACGCCGGGGATCCCTGCAGTAGGTGAGTTAAAATTCAATGAAGATGGCAACGTCAACTACATTGAGTTAGTCGATGGTGCAATGGCTGAGCTACTGAACGTCTCTGAGCCTCGCAATACCGACACTTGGCAGGCCGGTCTTAACTTCAAGTGGTATGCCACCAGTAATCTAACGCTTGAATTTGATGTGTCTAAGTCCCGTGCCGAGCGGATCAATGATGGCGATAACCGCTACATCGTGGCGCGTGGCTTTGTTGATACCATCACCATAGATCAAACCGGCGACAACCTCCTGCCAGATGTGACTATGTCACCAGCACTTAATGCCGATCAACCCTTTGGTGCTCACTACAGCTACAACTATGGCACGGAAGTGATAAGTGATGTTGAAGAGCTAAGGCTCGAAGGGACATTTATTCCAGAATGGGAATTTGTCAAAGACATCAAGTTTGGCTTTCATTACGGCAAGCAATCTAAAGCCAGAGATGTGAGCAAGTCAAATAACCCATCGATGTTCAGTAATGGTGGGGCTTATTTTAAAAACTCAGATTACGATAGCTTTGATAACTCAAGCGTAGAAAAGCTCGGCGGCCTTAACTTATTTAGACTCCCCGCTGATGTACTTGTACCCGCCAACTTTGATAACTTCCTAGATGGTGAGCCGGGCATGCACCCTGCGCCGTGGGCAAGCTTTGACTACGACAAACTCTATGCATTTTATCAATCAATTAATGCCCAAGCCGCAGATGAAAAAATTAGAGCTTCCAAGAGCCCTAAAGATTCCTACGAGCTTTCTGAGTCAACGTTTGCACTTTATTTAGAAACCAATCTAGTCGGCGAGCTGTCGGAAATGCCTTACAACTTAAACCTAGGCGTAAGAGCAATCAAAACCGAGATCTCCTCTGATGGCTACGTTTTTGATTACCCAAGTCTGGTATACAACGTAGAAGAAGACGAAGATGGCGACATTATCTATCGCATAGAAGGGGATATTGCCGATTATTACTCCGACTCTTACGTAGAAGATGACTATACTGATGTACTGCCTAGCATGAACTTTAAGTTAGAAATAACAGACTCACTGTTATTTAGAACCAGTGCGGCTAAAGTTATCACCAGACCTAGCATCGACTTTCTAACCCCATATAGCTCAATTAATTTCAGTAAGTTTGAACTTAATCTTGCCAACCCTGGGATCAAGCCACTTAGAGCAAACCAACTTGATTTGGGACTAGAGTGGTACTTCTCTGATTATGGTGCGCTCACCTTTGCAACCTATTACAAAGACATTAAATCTGTTATCGCTCAGGGACGTGTTGGCACGATAAAAGTGGGTAAATTCATAAAAGACGGCGTTGAAGTTGACGGTCCGGAATTTACCCAAGTATCGCCACGTTCAGAAGCGGGAGCAGAGATCAAAGGTTTCGAAATTGCTTACCAACAGTCATTTGAGGAATTGCTACCGGCACCATTTGATGGTCTAGGTATGCAAATCAACTACACATTTACGGATAGTAAATACGACGACCCCGAAAAAGACGAGCTACCGTTCGCTGGTATGTCTGAGCATTCTTACAATGCGGTTATCTATTATGAAAAGGATGACTACCAAGCGCGTATCGCTTACAACTGGCGAGATGATTACCTGAAGTATCCAGATGCATGGGGCGGCCCGGAATGGGCAGCGGATTATGGTCAGTTTGATTTCAGTGCCAGCTATAATCTTACTGAAAAGACACGAATTGACCTAAACGTGACTAACCTCACCAATGAGCGTCAATGGTCATACATTAAAACCCAAGAGCAAGTGAGCCACTTGAGCCGTTACGGCCGCAGTATCAGTTTAGGCATTAACACTTCTTTCTAA
- a CDS encoding sensor histidine kinase has translation MSQSQKLARRPKRLETRLITWVVGLCVIQACLFTALVYQVITQSLHQEVGEKALALAKAVAVREDVMAALITDRDSSQIQRLNTNVELLRQATGADFIVIGDTETRRIAHPDEQKIGRTMVGGDSQAALSGESYISTAQGSLGESIRGKVPVYSPADEVIGLVSVGFLVQSVESLVLQRSIAVFVGAAAVLLLSVIAAIWIGRRVRQAIFGLQPDEIGRLFAEQEAILNTVRTGIIALDPDGSVRRLNQRACEILEKPRGLSKQGLHLSDLLPEHSDFLLHNPNRPLVGFELFVADKRLVLSRFALQVQGQHEGILLSMRPSDELEYVSKQLTKVQAFAELLRVQTHDYSNKLNTIGALIQMAQYDKAIELIGQESQGSQAQIENLLTYIQEPVIAGLLLGKYHKAREHNVALEVSSDSALCAIHQKEMLERIVSILGNLIDNAIEAARTTAQLRPAKVVVTVDETVQDIIFDVEDSGTGLIGNVEEAFTPQFSTKSGDQHGVGLYLVKTNLDSCHGTLEVGESELLGARITVFIPKQVKEQ, from the coding sequence GTGTCGCAATCACAAAAATTAGCACGCAGACCAAAACGCTTAGAAACGCGACTGATCACTTGGGTTGTGGGCTTGTGTGTGATCCAAGCATGCTTATTTACCGCGCTGGTGTATCAGGTTATTACGCAAAGCTTACACCAGGAAGTGGGAGAAAAAGCCTTGGCTTTGGCTAAGGCGGTGGCGGTTCGTGAAGATGTTATGGCGGCACTCATAACAGATAGGGATAGCTCACAGATCCAACGCCTCAATACTAATGTTGAGCTGCTGCGCCAGGCAACTGGCGCAGATTTTATCGTCATTGGTGACACCGAAACGCGACGTATCGCCCACCCAGATGAGCAAAAAATTGGTCGCACTATGGTCGGAGGGGATAGCCAAGCCGCACTGTCTGGAGAGAGTTATATCTCAACGGCACAGGGAAGTTTAGGTGAATCTATTCGCGGCAAAGTGCCGGTGTACTCTCCCGCTGATGAGGTGATTGGTTTAGTCTCGGTAGGCTTTTTAGTGCAATCCGTCGAGTCGTTGGTGTTGCAGCGCAGCATTGCCGTTTTTGTCGGAGCTGCAGCGGTGTTGCTGCTCAGTGTCATTGCCGCGATTTGGATTGGTCGACGTGTCCGCCAAGCCATTTTTGGCCTGCAACCAGATGAAATCGGGCGCTTATTTGCTGAGCAAGAGGCCATACTGAATACCGTACGTACGGGGATTATCGCGCTTGATCCGGATGGCAGCGTGCGCCGTTTGAATCAACGTGCGTGTGAAATTCTCGAAAAGCCTCGCGGCTTGAGTAAGCAGGGTTTGCACCTGAGCGACTTGTTGCCAGAGCATAGCGACTTCTTGTTGCATAACCCCAATCGCCCTTTGGTTGGTTTTGAGCTATTTGTTGCAGACAAGCGTTTGGTGTTATCGCGATTTGCGCTACAAGTGCAAGGTCAACACGAAGGGATTTTACTGAGTATGCGGCCCTCCGATGAACTAGAGTATGTGTCTAAGCAGCTCACTAAAGTACAGGCTTTTGCAGAACTGTTGAGAGTGCAAACGCACGACTATTCAAACAAGTTAAATACCATTGGTGCGCTTATCCAAATGGCGCAATATGACAAAGCGATTGAGCTGATAGGCCAAGAAAGCCAAGGCTCACAAGCGCAAATTGAAAACCTTCTCACCTATATACAAGAGCCTGTGATCGCGGGCTTATTACTCGGTAAATACCATAAAGCGCGAGAGCATAATGTGGCACTCGAGGTGAGTTCCGACAGTGCGCTGTGCGCTATCCATCAAAAAGAGATGTTGGAACGAATAGTTTCAATATTGGGTAACCTCATTGATAATGCCATCGAAGCGGCGAGAACGACGGCACAGTTACGGCCTGCCAAAGTGGTCGTAACAGTGGATGAAACGGTTCAGGATATTATCTTTGATGTTGAAGATAGCGGCACTGGACTGATTGGTAACGTCGAAGAGGCGTTTACGCCGCAGTTTAGTACTAAGTCCGGCGACCAGCATGGTGTTGGCTTATATCTCGTAAAAACAAATCTTGATTCCTGCCACGGAACCTTAGAGGTTGGGGAGTCTGAATTACTTGGTGCAAGGATCACGGTCTTTATTCCCAAGCAAGTAAAAGAGCAATAA
- a CDS encoding response regulator — MTYSVVIIEDEVAVAQLLAQYLVTPTTPSSARQGQYRVVASSDNVSTATVLLSAIQADLILLDIYLPDGNGLEFLKMLREQGCKSEVMLITAAKEVATLEKAIRLGVCDFLVKPLILERLDLALARFEARQQCLDGANEVTQSMVDTLFGSEQASVPSTARLPKGVDPLTLEKIRTAFQSQPKQVFTATQMGELVGVSRSTARRYLEFLVSIEEVKADQSYGSIGRPERSYHLN, encoded by the coding sequence ATGACTTATTCTGTGGTGATCATCGAAGATGAAGTAGCTGTGGCACAATTATTAGCGCAATACCTAGTGACACCGACAACACCAAGTAGCGCGAGGCAAGGGCAATATCGGGTGGTGGCCAGTAGCGACAATGTTTCTACCGCGACGGTACTGTTGAGTGCGATACAAGCTGACTTAATTTTATTGGATATTTATCTACCTGATGGCAACGGCCTTGAGTTTTTAAAGATGCTACGCGAGCAAGGCTGTAAAAGCGAAGTGATGCTGATCACCGCAGCAAAAGAAGTAGCGACGTTAGAAAAAGCGATCCGTTTGGGAGTCTGCGACTTTCTAGTTAAACCGCTGATCTTGGAACGACTCGACCTCGCACTCGCTCGCTTTGAGGCGCGTCAGCAGTGTTTGGATGGTGCCAATGAAGTGACGCAATCTATGGTAGACACTTTATTTGGTAGTGAACAGGCGAGCGTACCAAGTACGGCTAGACTACCCAAAGGCGTAGACCCACTTACTTTGGAAAAAATTCGTACGGCATTTCAAAGCCAGCCCAAGCAGGTGTTCACTGCAACCCAAATGGGAGAATTGGTGGGTGTGAGCCGCTCAACCGCTCGGCGCTATTTAGAGTTTTTGGTTAGTATAGAAGAAGTAAAAGCCGACCAAAGCTACGGTAGTATTGGTCGGCCAGAGAGAAGCTATCATTTAAATTAA
- a CDS encoding DUF3472 domain-containing protein, whose product MKNTIITPILLCASLFASAQEAYISSYGNAWVNNDIDASRQYITQAGIAPWQDKQLRFNHYFYANNVGTYTLYLHLEKPSAPSTLLVTHNNKQVALNLDRQSPNKVKVGDFIVTQVGYQTVQIAGDTLANGRNSTFPAITGLSLDGEAMTPAPNYVKEDFYWGRRGPSVHLSYTVPDKKDYNWFYNEVTVPSGYDPQGSYFMANGFGEGYFGIQVNSPTERRVLFSVWSPYQTDDPSTIPDNLKIKLLAKGEGVYVGEFGNEGSGGQSYLRYNWQPDTTYRFLVNIEPSTTYEGHTEYRGYFYAPETGQWKLIAAFSRPETNTYVARPHSFLENFLPEAGQFERKAFYNRQFLRDTQGNWVELNQAKFTYDATARKGSRLDYQGGEEQSRFYLRNTGFFTGPTPYLSEFTRPSSNDAPVIPWQSLQAHP is encoded by the coding sequence ATGAAGAATACAATAATCACACCGATACTGCTGTGCGCCTCACTATTTGCCTCAGCACAAGAGGCTTATATCAGCAGTTACGGTAACGCCTGGGTCAATAATGATATTGACGCCAGCAGGCAATATATAACTCAAGCCGGAATTGCCCCATGGCAAGATAAGCAACTCAGGTTTAATCACTATTTTTATGCCAATAACGTTGGCACCTATACCCTCTATTTACACCTTGAGAAACCAAGTGCACCAAGTACATTACTGGTAACGCATAACAATAAACAAGTGGCGCTTAACCTCGATAGACAAAGCCCGAATAAGGTTAAAGTCGGTGACTTTATCGTGACGCAAGTTGGCTATCAAACCGTCCAAATAGCCGGTGACACCTTAGCCAATGGGCGAAACAGTACCTTCCCTGCCATTACCGGGCTCAGTCTCGATGGCGAGGCCATGACCCCCGCGCCTAACTATGTCAAAGAAGACTTTTACTGGGGTCGTCGCGGCCCTTCAGTACACCTTTCCTATACCGTACCTGACAAAAAGGACTATAACTGGTTTTACAACGAAGTAACGGTGCCATCTGGCTATGATCCACAAGGTTCGTATTTTATGGCGAATGGTTTTGGCGAAGGTTACTTTGGTATTCAGGTAAACTCACCCACCGAGCGTCGCGTGCTATTTTCGGTTTGGAGCCCGTACCAAACCGATGATCCGAGCACAATTCCTGACAATCTTAAAATCAAATTACTCGCCAAAGGCGAAGGCGTTTACGTCGGTGAATTTGGCAATGAAGGTTCTGGTGGGCAAAGCTATTTACGTTATAACTGGCAACCGGATACGACATATCGCTTTTTGGTCAATATCGAGCCTAGTACGACTTATGAAGGCCATACAGAATATCGTGGCTACTTTTATGCGCCGGAAACCGGTCAATGGAAGCTGATCGCAGCCTTTAGCCGCCCTGAAACCAACACCTATGTTGCAAGACCGCATAGCTTTTTGGAAAACTTTTTACCCGAAGCTGGACAGTTTGAACGTAAGGCATTTTATAACCGCCAGTTTTTGCGTGACACCCAAGGTAACTGGGTTGAGTTGAATCAGGCTAAATTCACTTATGACGCCACCGCCAGAAAAGGGTCGCGTTTGGATTATCAAGGTGGTGAGGAGCAAAGCCGCTTTTACTTACGTAATACCGGTTTCTTCACAGGACCTACACCTTATCTCAGCGAATTTACTCGTCCTAGCAGCAATGATGCGCCGGTGATCCCATGGCAGTCACTACAGGCACACCCTTAA
- the agaR gene encoding transcriptional repressor AgaR, whose translation MLNTIERRHEIVQLVGQADRVEVTELAEQFGVSTVTIRNDLNALHEKGLLVRSHGGAVASSRLTKELTITEKHDHHHQVKVELAKVVAGLIGNNESIILDSGTTTEEVARQLTEHQQLVVMTNGLNVAQALVVADGVEVLMTGGSLRKKSLSFYGSHAEDQLKQYHFDRLVLGVDGFSVDVGVTTHFEPEAALNREMCKAAKQVIVVTDSSKFDRKGVHRIIACEEIDVLVTDSGIPADIHQQLVAAGIEVHLITS comes from the coding sequence ATGCTGAACACCATCGAAAGACGCCACGAAATTGTTCAACTCGTTGGTCAAGCGGACCGAGTAGAAGTAACAGAACTGGCAGAACAATTTGGTGTATCAACCGTGACGATCAGAAATGATCTCAATGCCCTACATGAAAAAGGATTGTTGGTTCGCTCTCATGGTGGTGCCGTTGCGAGTTCTAGGTTAACCAAAGAGCTCACCATAACGGAAAAGCACGATCATCATCACCAAGTGAAAGTAGAGCTTGCAAAGGTAGTGGCGGGTCTTATAGGCAATAATGAGTCTATTATTCTGGACTCAGGTACCACCACCGAAGAGGTTGCGAGGCAACTGACTGAGCATCAACAGTTAGTGGTGATGACTAATGGACTTAATGTGGCGCAAGCGCTCGTTGTAGCCGATGGCGTTGAAGTGTTGATGACCGGAGGCTCACTGCGTAAAAAGTCGCTGTCGTTTTATGGCAGCCACGCAGAAGATCAGCTAAAGCAATATCACTTTGATCGTCTGGTGCTCGGTGTTGATGGATTCTCTGTTGATGTTGGTGTAACAACACACTTTGAGCCAGAAGCCGCGCTTAACCGCGAGATGTGTAAAGCTGCAAAGCAAGTCATAGTAGTGACGGACTCCAGCAAGTTCGATCGTAAAGGTGTACATCGTATTATCGCCTGCGAAGAAATTGACGTTTTGGTAACGGACAGTGGTATTCCAGCTGATATTCATCAGCAATTGGTTGCCGCCGGAATTGAGGTACATTTAATAACGTCTTAA
- a CDS encoding Gfo/Idh/MocA family oxidoreductase has product MGDLNRRRFLQSMAAIAATSAVVGCASNNNKTPLTPKPQGNSVQGLVVPKLDVVRVGFIGVGQRGVGAVKHFCHLDGVEIKAICDTHQEVVDRAVKIVVDKGLPKPATYGKNDMDYRRMLARDDIDIVIISTPWKWHTPMAVDTMESGKHALVEVPAAVTIEEAWQLVNTAERTQKNCMMLENVCYGRDELMVLNMVRQGLFGELLHGEAAYIHELRWQMKEIEHKTGSWRTHWHTKRDGNLYPTHGLGPVSQYMNINRGDRFDYISSMSSPALGRAAYAKREFPANHERNQLNYIAGDMNTSIIKTIKGRSIMVQHDTTTPRPYSRHNLIQGTNGVFAGFPNRIALENGGSKSFHEWDYDMNDWYGKYDHPLWQKMGAEAERNGGHGGMDFLMFWRIIYCLRNGEPLDQDVYDAAAWSAVFPLSMDSVADRSNSKDFPDFTRGTWRTAAPLGIVT; this is encoded by the coding sequence ATGGGTGATCTAAACCGCCGGCGATTTCTTCAATCAATGGCTGCTATCGCAGCAACAAGCGCAGTAGTTGGCTGCGCAAGTAACAATAATAAGACGCCGCTTACACCAAAGCCACAAGGAAATTCAGTTCAAGGTCTCGTCGTACCGAAACTGGATGTTGTGCGAGTGGGCTTTATTGGTGTGGGTCAACGTGGAGTTGGCGCGGTAAAACACTTTTGCCATCTTGACGGTGTCGAGATCAAGGCCATCTGCGATACGCACCAAGAAGTCGTCGATAGAGCGGTTAAAATTGTTGTCGACAAGGGTTTACCCAAACCTGCGACTTACGGCAAGAATGATATGGACTATCGCCGCATGTTGGCGCGCGATGACATTGATATTGTGATCATCTCTACGCCTTGGAAATGGCATACGCCTATGGCGGTAGACACAATGGAGAGTGGCAAACACGCTTTGGTTGAAGTGCCAGCGGCAGTAACCATAGAAGAAGCGTGGCAATTGGTAAATACCGCAGAGCGCACGCAAAAGAATTGCATGATGCTGGAAAACGTTTGCTATGGCCGCGACGAGCTGATGGTATTAAACATGGTTCGCCAAGGGCTATTCGGGGAGTTACTGCACGGTGAAGCAGCTTATATCCATGAACTTCGTTGGCAAATGAAAGAAATTGAGCATAAAACGGGCTCATGGCGCACACATTGGCACACCAAACGCGACGGTAACCTCTACCCCACTCATGGTTTAGGACCAGTTTCTCAATATATGAATATCAACCGTGGCGATCGTTTCGACTATATCTCGTCCATGAGTTCACCTGCACTTGGTCGTGCAGCCTATGCCAAACGAGAATTCCCAGCAAACCATGAGCGTAACCAACTGAACTATATTGCTGGAGATATGAACACTAGCATCATTAAAACCATCAAAGGTCGTTCGATTATGGTACAGCACGATACCACTACCCCACGCCCTTACTCCCGCCACAATTTAATTCAAGGTACTAACGGCGTATTTGCAGGATTCCCCAACCGCATCGCGCTTGAAAACGGCGGGAGTAAGAGCTTTCACGAGTGGGATTACGATATGAATGATTGGTACGGCAAATACGACCATCCACTTTGGCAAAAAATGGGGGCTGAAGCAGAGCGCAACGGCGGCCATGGTGGCATGGATTTCTTAATGTTCTGGCGCATTATTTACTGCCTTCGTAATGGCGAACCGCTAGATCAGGATGTTTACGACGCAGCTGCTTGGTCAGCGGTCTTCCCTCTTTCAATGGACTCAGTTGCAGACAGAAGTAATAGCAAGGACTTCCCGGATTTCACCAGGGGCACATGGCGCACTGCAGCACCACTAGGCATTGTTACATAA
- a CDS encoding tripartite tricarboxylate transporter permease — protein MLDGILVGLSTAFMWQNLLYVIVGCFVGTFIGMLPGLGPITAIALMIPITYNIGADSGMILMAGVYYGAIFGGSTSSILINAPGVAGTVASSFDGYPMAKQGHAGKALAIAAYASFTGGTIGALMLMIAAPLLAKVSLSFQSPDYVMLMFLGLTAIAAFSAKGQFLKAMMMTVFGLMLSTVGIDPSSGTERFTFGQADLLDGVSFLLVAMATFALSEALINVIRPEKANQGSNDDDTPVIGSTKLSGAEVKEMAPVVGRSSILGFIIGVLPGAGATIASFMAYATERNLAPKAIRKRFGRGEIRGLAAPESANNAACTGSFVPLLTLGIPGSGTTAIMLGALIAYGIQPGPTLMQDNPTVFWSVIVSMYFGNIVLLILNLPLIPYFAKALTLPRSVLTVMILFFSLIGVYLVSFNTFDLFMMVGFALVAVVLRLLSFPMAPLLLGFILGDMIERNYRRAMMISDGSISFIWERPLTLGIFALAMLVLLIPLKEYFQQRKVAQ, from the coding sequence ATGTTAGACGGTATTTTAGTTGGCCTGTCCACGGCCTTTATGTGGCAAAACTTACTGTACGTAATTGTTGGTTGCTTTGTCGGTACTTTTATCGGCATGTTGCCCGGCTTAGGGCCAATCACGGCGATTGCGTTGATGATCCCTATCACTTACAACATCGGTGCCGACTCCGGTATGATCTTAATGGCGGGCGTATATTACGGCGCTATTTTTGGTGGTTCGACTTCCTCTATTTTGATTAACGCTCCCGGTGTAGCTGGTACTGTGGCATCGTCATTTGACGGTTATCCAATGGCAAAACAAGGACATGCGGGTAAGGCTTTGGCTATTGCCGCTTATGCTTCATTTACTGGCGGAACGATTGGTGCGTTGATGCTTATGATAGCCGCACCACTGCTTGCAAAAGTGAGCTTAAGTTTTCAGTCTCCAGACTATGTGATGTTGATGTTTTTGGGTCTGACCGCGATTGCTGCTTTTTCTGCAAAAGGGCAATTTTTAAAAGCCATGATGATGACCGTATTTGGCTTGATGCTGTCGACGGTGGGAATAGACCCTTCATCTGGAACTGAGCGTTTTACCTTTGGTCAGGCAGACTTGCTAGACGGCGTAAGCTTTTTGTTGGTCGCAATGGCAACCTTTGCATTGTCTGAGGCGCTGATCAACGTGATCCGTCCTGAAAAAGCTAATCAAGGTTCGAATGATGATGACACCCCCGTTATTGGCTCAACAAAATTATCTGGCGCTGAAGTGAAAGAAATGGCGCCAGTTGTGGGGCGCTCTTCGATTTTAGGATTTATCATTGGTGTATTGCCGGGGGCTGGCGCAACGATTGCGAGTTTTATGGCTTATGCGACAGAGCGAAATTTGGCACCCAAAGCCATTCGTAAGCGTTTTGGGCGTGGTGAAATCCGTGGCTTAGCGGCACCTGAGTCGGCAAACAATGCCGCTTGTACTGGGTCGTTTGTACCCTTGTTAACGCTTGGGATCCCAGGGTCTGGCACCACTGCGATTATGTTAGGGGCGCTGATTGCCTATGGTATTCAGCCGGGTCCTACGTTAATGCAGGATAATCCTACGGTGTTTTGGTCGGTAATTGTGAGCATGTATTTTGGCAACATTGTGCTGCTGATTTTAAATTTGCCACTGATCCCTTATTTCGCAAAGGCTTTGACCCTGCCGCGTTCAGTTCTCACGGTGATGATTTTATTCTTTAGCTTGATTGGTGTTTATCTGGTGTCATTTAATACTTTCGATTTGTTTATGATGGTGGGTTTTGCCTTGGTGGCGGTGGTGCTGAGATTATTGAGTTTCCCGATGGCACCTTTGCTCCTTGGATTTATTCTCGGCGATATGATCGAACGCAATTACCGCCGCGCCATGATGATTTCGGATGGCTCTATTAGCTTTATCTGGGAGCGGCCGTTAACTTTAGGCATATTTGCGCTTGCCATGTTAGTGTTGTTGATCCCATTAAAAGAGTACTTCCAGCAACGAAAAGTTGCGCAGTAA